From Mucilaginibacter gotjawali:
GGATACTTACCGAGGTGACGCTATTTAAAAAATTCCTGCAGCTGCCCTTTATTGAGCTGCTCGGAAAAAGCTCCTATATCTTTTATCTCGTTCATCTAGGCTGGATTTACACACTCATCCAAAGCGGCTTTAATCACTTAAACGATGCTACGTTTGCTGTGTATGACAAGTGGGGGGTCGACTGGCATTCGCCCTTTGAATACGATTGGCTAAACCTTATTTACGTTTTTATCGTATTAAACGCCGTTTCGGTAACATTATTTAAGCTTATCGAGGAACCGTTGAATCATTACATCCGCAAATCCGACTTTTTGGTGAAGTACAAACCAAGGCCAAAAGGGATTGCAGATTAAATGTTTGCAGGTTAACACCTATTTGAGAATTAATGAAAACAAGGCGTATATTTCCTTTTGCTTTTTGCCTGCTGATGCTTTTTATATTACCATATAAAACATTTGCCGGCTTCCCTATAGGTAAATACCGCAACCTTGTGGTGCCTTCGTTTAGCTACTATACGCAAACCGATCATTTTGATATTCATGGTAACTATATAAAAGGCGCACCGGGCGCACGTTTCAGCTCTTTTTCGGCTAATCTTTATGTGGGCTATGGCATCAGCCGCAGGCTCGACCTGATCATTAGCGTACCCTATTTGTACCAGGTAAATAACCTGGGGCAGGGTAAGTCCATTATCAGCCAGGGCGCCGGCGACCTGGTAGCCGGGTTAAGCTATAACCTGGTAAATTTTAAATATGTAAGGTTCCTGTCAGTACAGGTATCAGGTATTGTCCCGCTTTATACAGTACCGGTAAATGGCAATTCAGCATTGGGGCTGGGAAACAGCGGTGGCGAAATAAAATTGATGTATTGCGGCAGCCTGCCAGGCTTTATAGCCGATAAGGGTTACTTTAATACCGAAGTAGCTTACCGAAGGTATTTCGATGTGCAGGGGCCCGACCAGCTGAGCTTTTTGGCCACTGTAGGCATCCCCGTCAGCTGGCACAACCAGGTGAGCCTTGATGTTTCCGTTTTCAGGTCCTTCAGTTCAAATACAACTTTCAATATTAATTATAATGCCGAAAGAAATTATGCTTTTGTGAAACCCCAGCTCAATTTCGGCCACCAGTTTTCACGCCGGTTTTCAATGTTCCTCGGCGGTTATTATGTTCCTTACGGGATAAACACGGGTTTGGGCTATGGAGGTTCGGTAGTAACCATTTTTAAATTATAATGATGAAAAGAATTTGCTGTTTGTTTTTCCTGGTCGCCGGCATACTCATCGCAGGAGCCTCAAGGGCCGGCGCTTTCCAGCAGCAGCAACAGGAATTTCCGGAACCGCCGCAAACGCAGGAGACCGGCGATATCGTTTTAAAACCAACACCAAAAAGCGATAACGGCATTTTCAAAAAAAACGAAGAGATTGTTTACCGTTTAAAAATAACCAACAATACCAACAGCTATAAACAGGGGAAAATTTCGTACCTGCTGACTACCGACGAAGGGAAAAAAGTAAGGCTTGATTCCGTCCACCTGTCCATACGCGGCAACTCATCAAAAGAAATTTTGGTAAAGATGCTGCCAAAGCCGACCGGCTTTTACCGCATTAATTTTATGGTGAACACGCCGGATTATGATGACACCGTTAGAAAGGTATTTGGTGTGAACCCGCAGGAGATCCGTTCGCAATTACACAAACCTACTGATTTTGAGGCTTTCTGGAAACAATCGCGCGTGCAGCTTGAAAAGGTTGCGCCCAGGTACAGGGTATTGGAACGCGGGGACCTGTCGACCGACCGCAAGAAAGTTTACTCGGTAGAAATGCATTCCTTTGACGACCTGGTGATCCGCGGATGGCTGGTGATCCCCCGCGATGGCAAAAAATTCCCGGTGCATTACCGCGTACCCGGTTACGTGGTTAGCCTTAACCCCAATATGGACAGTGATGATTTTATTGCTTTTGATATTAATGTAAGGGGCAACGGCAACAGCAAGGATGTGATCAATATCGGCACGGACAACTATTGCCTGGTAAATGTAGAGAATAAGGATAAATACATTTACCGCGGGGTATACATGGATTGTATCCGCGGCCTCGATTTTTTATGTACGCATGAAAATTTAGGCATCGATACCTCTAAGATCTTTGTAGAGGGTGGCAGCCAGGGCGGTGCGCTTGCACTGATTACTGCCGCGCTGGATAAACGGGTTAAACTTTTAACCATGCAGGTGCCGCTGTATGCAGATATGCATGATAATATGAATATTTCCGCAACGTACGATAAACAGGTCTTCCCTTTTAAGGTATTCAGGAGATATAATGATATTCACCCGGGCTTTAACTGGGATAAATTTTTCGGCACTTTTGATTATTATGATCCGCAAAATTTTGCGCCCATGGTAAAATGCCCGGTTTTAATGGGTATCGGCCTGTTGGATCAGTTTTGCCCGCCACGCTGCAGCATGGCGCTTTTTAACCACATCAGCAGCGCCAGCAAGGAGTATGTTTGTGTACCAAACTCCACACATGAAGTAAATATGGAGTATTTCATGTTTCAAAACGTTTGGCTGCGCGAAAAATTCAGGATCCCCTGAAATTCAAATTGTTAAAAAGTTAGTAAGTTATAAATCGTATATTCATTAAAAAAGTAAAACTTTAACCGAAAAGAACTGTGATTGGGCCATATTTTTACTATCGGTAAAAGTTGGTTAAATTCCGGCACGGAAATAGCCATAACAAATAGTTAATAATACCATGGAATACCGTTAAATAAAATTCCGGCGTTTTAAATTATTATAAAAATGGCTTAACAGATACGTTAATATGATACATGTTTCTAAAATAACTTTGTCTATAATTTGCTGCCTTTTCATGCTCGGCGGCATGCAGCAGGCTTTTGCTCAGGAGGGTGAAAACTCCGGTACGATGACAGATACGGTGATCACACACAGTAAAGATGGCATTTTTAGTTCCACAGCTTCCTATACTTTCCAGGTGAACAGTACTTTTAAAAATACCGAGGAAGGCAAGGTTTCGTACCTTGTAACTACAGAAGCCGGTAAAAAAGTAAGATCTGATTCGGTTAAAGTAAAAATAGCGGGCCACGGTTCGGGGAGTTATGATTTTGATGTAGTGGGATTAAAACCCGGCTTTTACAAAATTAATTTTATGGTTGACGTTGCCGATTATAACGATACGCTGCGTAAAGCCTTCGGCATAAAGCCCGAGCTGATTAGTTCACAATATGGTAAGCCTGCTGACTTTGAAGCCTTCTGGCATGAAGCGAGGCTTGAACTGGACAAAGTAAAACCGGAGTATAAAGTTACAGAAATACCCGACACGGCAAAAAATGACAAGCGCCGTGTTTTTGAAGTTGAAATGAAATCCATCGACGGTATGGTGGTACGCGGATTTTTAACCGAGCCTATCAATAATAACAAAAAGAAAAAATTTGCCGTATTGCTGGGTTTGCCCGGTTACCAGGTAACCCTGGGACCCATGGTTGGTAATGACCCGGATGTAGCGATCTTTACATTAAATATCCGCGGATCGGGCTATAGCCGCGATGTGATCAATGTGAGGCGTGAAGATTACATTGTGCTTAATTTAGAGGATAAAAGCAAGTATATTTTGCGTGGCGCGATAATGGATTGCGTACGCGCGGTTGATTTTATTTACAGCAGGCCCGAATTAAGGCATGATAATATTATTGCAGCCGGTGGCAGCCTCGGCGGATTTTTGGCCATTGCAACTTCCGGAGTAGACAAACGCATAAACTTCTGTTCGGCGGCGAACCCCATTTTAAGCGATATCCGCAATTTGGTTAACGAGGTTGACTGGCCGTTTATTGATATCAGGAAGTATGTAAATACCCGGCCCGGTTTAACAATGGACAAAGTGCTTGATAACCTTGATTACTTTGATGCTAAGAATTTTGCAACAGACATTGAATGCCCCACTTTAGTTGGTATGGGTATGGTTGATAACATAGCGCCGCCGAATACCGTATACACCCTTTATAATGGCATCCGGGCACCCAGGCACCTGATTGTTTTCAGGGATCTTGGGCACGAGATAGGTAGAAAATATGTAGTGTACGAGGGCCGTTGGATGCGGGATACTTTTGCACTGTTTTAAAATTAAATTAAAATCAATGAGCCTGTTAAAAAGCTTTACAAAATCTTTATTATTCGTTTTCATTCTTACCCTGTGGTTTCAGAGTAAAACTTTTGCAGACGGGGGCTTCCCTGTGCGCCCGGGAAGGTTATTGATATCGCCATCGGTAAGTTATTTTTTTGCAAGCTCACGGTGGGACTCCACAGGGGTTAAAAAATCATTTCCGAATAGTGGGAAATACACGTCGGTAGGTGTTACGCTATATGGCGAATATGGCATCAGCAGGCGCTTCGCTGCAATAGTAAGCCTTCCCTATGTTTACAATGATTTTACGCAAAATGTTGCCCCGAAAAATTACTCAAGTTCGGGCCTGGCCGACCTAGAAACGGGCATCAGGTATTACCTGGCCAATATTGATTTTATTTACTATTTCTCGTTACAAGGTACGGCTATCACACCAATGTACACCAATAATACAGCCCTTGGCTATGGCGAAGAAGGCGGCGAGCTAAAGCTGGCGTTTTCGGGTTCGGGCCATTTAGGCGATCTGAGCACTTACTTTAATGCTGCTGATGGCGTTCGCCAGTATTTTGGCACCAATGGCCCTATCCAAAACAGGTATAATGCTACCTACGGCCTTTCGCTCGATGAAGAGTTTATGAACCAGGTTTCGTTAACCGTTAGCGGCATTAACTCCTGGAGCAACGATAAAAGTTTCAATTCCGCAGTTCCCGGAACAAACAAAGACTTTAATTTCCTGCAGGCCTCATTAAGTTATGGACACTCCTTTACCCACGAGATCTCGGTATTTTTAAGCGGCGGCCAATTTTTGACAGGCCGCAATACAGGTGTCGGCACAACGGTATCGCTTGCATTTATTTACAGGTTGGATTACCGGTAATTGGTTGATTGGGTTGATTAAGTTAGATTGGGTTGATTAGGTTTTGTCTGGTCGAACTAACTGAATCAACCCAATCAAATCACCGTCCCAAACAACCGCTCAATCGCTCCTACCCGGTAATCGAAAATTTGTTTTACCTGCTTTTCAACCAAAATAGCATTGGCGAGGCGACCGATGGCGCCGTAAGGGATGGCGTAATCAAGGATGTCCGTCATTAAAACACCTCCTTCTATTGTTTTAAAATGATGCTGGTGGTGCCACAAAGCATAAGGTCCAAAACGCTGCTCATCAACAAAATATTCACCTTCCTTTACATGGGTAATTTCTGTCATCCAGTTCATTTTTAAACCTAAAAAGGGCGAAATGATATAGGTGATCAGCATCCCCGCGTACATTTTTGTTTCGGGGGTGTAATCGGAGGTTATCTTAAATTGCATCCCGTCGGGGGTAATTTTCGATAGGTTAAGTGGTGAGGAAAAAAAGTCCCAGGCTTCTTCAATGCTGATGGGAATAGCTTGTTCTGTTTTTAGATGGTATGTTTTCACAAAGCAAAGTACGGGAAAATAGAGCTGATAGTTTTAATAATAACACATTAACTGTCTATCCCCAGGCGCATCCACACCAACAATTTTTTAAACCCCGCTTTTTCATATGCCTTGATGGCCCCCAGGTTATCGTCATAAACTTCCAACCGCATTTCGGTAATATGCCGCTCCCTGCACCATTCCTTTAAGCCTCCGATGATCATTTGGTTTACGCCCCTCCCCCTGAATTCCGGCTTTACATACATAAAACCCAGATAAGCATGTTGCGGATGTTTCAGGTAGTCTTTAACATCTTCAATCCGTGCGTACCCGCTGCCGGCCAGTTCACCATCGCATTCCGCAACCAATAACTCCACATCCCCTGCACCGATCATCGCCTCAAGGTCGTAATAGTGAATCAAACCCTCTTTTAAAGTGCTGTCAAAAGGCCGTTCGGTAGTAACAATGCCCTGTTCAAATTCAAATAAAGTTTGCAGGTCGCTGTAAACAGCTTTTCTAACAATTATTTTATCCATACCTTGGTATTAGCAGGGGGTAAATTAGGAAAAATTTTGAGAGGTAAGTATTCCACCGGGATAAATTTCCGGGAAATAAGGGGGAGAAAAGCACTCCGGAAAGAACAAAGCACTCCGGCGAGATGTTTTATTTCAAAAACATCAGTTCAAATTACTGCACTATTTTGTTAGCGCAATACGAGCTTGCAAAAGCCTCCGGCTTGGCCTTAAACACAAAGCCCATGCTTAAAATGTAACCCATCGCTTCATGCAATGCCTGGTTCGATTTAAACATCGGGTTGGTGTTAATGTCGGCGTGTACTTCAAGGTCAACATCGTACAGGTCAAGCAGGTCGCAAAGTTTGTAGGCGATATCGATTGATTTTTGCACCTCCGTCAGCATTCTTTCTTTAATGCTCATTTTTTGCGAGGTACGTTCCTGCTGGATGAACATGAACCCTCCTTTTTGCTCGCGTAAAAAAACAATCACGGTGGCAAAATCGGTTACGTTACCTTTCACCTGCGAATCTGTTCCGATACATACTTTAAGCTTGTTGCCGAGGTCGGTTTCCCTTTCTATGGCCTTTTCAACCTCTTCGATAATGGGCGCTTGAATGATCTCGCCGCTAAATTTTCTCCAGGTCATATAAAAAATTTAAGGTTAATTTATGAGTGACCTTTTTTAGGTCTATAAAAATAAGCGATATACTTTTATATAAACGTCAAGAACATGTGATTTATTTGTTAACATTATATTGAATGTTAACAGGTTAGGGTCTCGATGTGCAAATATGCCGATGTGCGGATGTGCAGATTGGGGAATTTGAAAATGGGTTGATTTGAAAATTTGAAAATGAAAGGTTTAAATCTATCTTTAATAAAAATTCAAAAAATGAAATCAACCAGATGGGGCT
This genomic window contains:
- a CDS encoding SRPBCC family protein; the encoded protein is MKTYHLKTEQAIPISIEEAWDFFSSPLNLSKITPDGMQFKITSDYTPETKMYAGMLITYIISPFLGLKMNWMTEITHVKEGEYFVDEQRFGPYALWHHQHHFKTIEGGVLMTDILDYAIPYGAIGRLANAILVEKQVKQIFDYRVGAIERLFGTVI
- a CDS encoding ribonuclease H-like YkuK family protein translates to MTWRKFSGEIIQAPIIEEVEKAIERETDLGNKLKVCIGTDSQVKGNVTDFATVIVFLREQKGGFMFIQQERTSQKMSIKERMLTEVQKSIDIAYKLCDLLDLYDVDLEVHADINTNPMFKSNQALHEAMGYILSMGFVFKAKPEAFASSYCANKIVQ
- a CDS encoding acetylxylan esterase; this encodes MMKRICCLFFLVAGILIAGASRAGAFQQQQQEFPEPPQTQETGDIVLKPTPKSDNGIFKKNEEIVYRLKITNNTNSYKQGKISYLLTTDEGKKVRLDSVHLSIRGNSSKEILVKMLPKPTGFYRINFMVNTPDYDDTVRKVFGVNPQEIRSQLHKPTDFEAFWKQSRVQLEKVAPRYRVLERGDLSTDRKKVYSVEMHSFDDLVIRGWLVIPRDGKKFPVHYRVPGYVVSLNPNMDSDDFIAFDINVRGNGNSKDVINIGTDNYCLVNVENKDKYIYRGVYMDCIRGLDFLCTHENLGIDTSKIFVEGGSQGGALALITAALDKRVKLLTMQVPLYADMHDNMNISATYDKQVFPFKVFRRYNDIHPGFNWDKFFGTFDYYDPQNFAPMVKCPVLMGIGLLDQFCPPRCSMALFNHISSASKEYVCVPNSTHEVNMEYFMFQNVWLREKFRIP
- a CDS encoding acetylxylan esterase, whose translation is MIHVSKITLSIICCLFMLGGMQQAFAQEGENSGTMTDTVITHSKDGIFSSTASYTFQVNSTFKNTEEGKVSYLVTTEAGKKVRSDSVKVKIAGHGSGSYDFDVVGLKPGFYKINFMVDVADYNDTLRKAFGIKPELISSQYGKPADFEAFWHEARLELDKVKPEYKVTEIPDTAKNDKRRVFEVEMKSIDGMVVRGFLTEPINNNKKKKFAVLLGLPGYQVTLGPMVGNDPDVAIFTLNIRGSGYSRDVINVRREDYIVLNLEDKSKYILRGAIMDCVRAVDFIYSRPELRHDNIIAAGGSLGGFLAIATSGVDKRINFCSAANPILSDIRNLVNEVDWPFIDIRKYVNTRPGLTMDKVLDNLDYFDAKNFATDIECPTLVGMGMVDNIAPPNTVYTLYNGIRAPRHLIVFRDLGHEIGRKYVVYEGRWMRDTFALF
- a CDS encoding GNAT family N-acetyltransferase — its product is MDKIIVRKAVYSDLQTLFEFEQGIVTTERPFDSTLKEGLIHYYDLEAMIGAGDVELLVAECDGELAGSGYARIEDVKDYLKHPQHAYLGFMYVKPEFRGRGVNQMIIGGLKEWCRERHITEMRLEVYDDNLGAIKAYEKAGFKKLLVWMRLGIDS